AGGTACAGAATTTGCAATTAGTTTGCATTATTAAATCTCGAAACTTTTGTAATTCAACTTGAGCatcttataatattttcaataaaaatatattgagtttAAATTCTCATTATATCCCCAATTATTGTTGtgttaaaaaaggaaaaaattgataaatgttaTAAAAACATAAGAGGAGAATCTGTTACAAAATACACTTCAACCTCAATATGGTGTTTATTTGGggttctatgttttttttttggctaaaggaaaatatatatatatatatacacacatatattatatacaagataaaaatatataagcaaTGGAGGCATTCCATCTGGGCTGGGTGCTTTAAGCGGAGCCATCTACTTCAAGGCTGTGGTAACTGAACAAAAGCAAAGCTTTTGCAAGTGAATTACAAGAAGACAATTGAAGATTGCAGAACAAACACACAGAGAACAAAAGGaaagagtgagtgagagagagagagagacttgtgAGGAAGAGGAAATTGTTATTTTCACTATCTGAAAGATTTACACAATATACAGGCATATATAGTCAATCTAAGAATCTAGAAAACTTGGATCACTCATAAATATCTTCTAGAAAAATCATCTAACAACCAAAACAGACTTTCCGCTCAAACCCGTGCCATAACATAATTCTGAAAATAGTAACTAACCGTTGCTTCATTGGCATGAGATGAAACGCACCATGTGATTGAATTAGAGTTGTTTCTGAAAAACGCACCGCTTCAATAAGTGAATACATGCGTTTCAATCAACATGTGTTACCTTTTTCACTCTTCTGTGCATCTTCTTCAGCATTCTTCTATGCATTCTCTTCAACAATAACTTCATACTCCATGAATTCTCCAGTTAACATTTGATTCATCTCCTCAATAATGACTTGGGAAACATGTTCCGGTGTTGCATTAtgattgatttaattttcctttACCAATATCACTTCTTTGATTTGTGTAATAGTTAATAACTTAAAAACATAAATGTGAGTTCTATTTAGCACAGTTGGTAATCATTGTCAAGAGCTAAGAGCTTTATAGCTCAATTGCATAAcctcattttaaataataattaaaaaaaaaactaactcaTTTTTAAGTCTGTATGTATGcaatctaaaaaataaactaaaaatattttcccatATTTAATATGCGATATTAATAATGTTTCctctaatttgaaataattatatGAATCACTTAAAAGCAATgagaaaacaaaacatttttataattatagcTATAATTATTATGAAATGTAATAATACTTCCTATTTCCTATGGGCCATCCTACCGACTACAACAAttgggtttaaaaaatatatctttctATTAAAGGGCAATTAGAATCATTAGATGGGCCCATGGGAATCAAGCCTATCAAGCAGCAGCgtggaatttatttttttaagagtaggGTGGATGTTTTTAATACATGGAGGCTTTTCCACCAGCAAAATTAAAATACTGTACTAggttatatgttttttttttttttttttttttttttttttttttttttttctttttcaaatttatgaaaACCAAAATAGTGATAAAGTAcctgatagttgtataagagatctgtagttcaatcctcgcctacaccaaaaactgattgatgtcttgatctgataataaagagttattatcaagaGCAGAtgccataaattgaaactctctccAAACAAACTTATGGAAACCAGATCATACCAGGTATACATGACTGATCATTATCCAAAACGGGTCAAACTTGGACTACACATTGTAAAAAGcttatataagtatataaatataatgaaataataaatgAGTCAACTTTGTGAACAGAGTAGGTGACCCAAGCTCAAGTACGAACTTGCTATTACTAAAGTCACTAGATCACAATCAATCTTATCATACTCAATTATATGATGTTTCGAAGCCACTAACTCGTCAAAGTTAATCGGATTAGTTTTCCCagattcaattttaaatttattagctTGTCCATTCCTAACAACTTAATGTCTGTCTTCAAGGATCATGTTGTAATTATTATGAGAATTACAAgcatgtttattgttttgtcTAATTACGTAAGGATTAATGTAATTTTCATAGTGAATTATTCAAGTTGTTGGTTGGCTTTAACCCATTTTATAGGGTTTTTTCAGTCAAGATTTTGCCTATCGTCACCATAAATATCGTTATGTATGTGAAATttacttcttattatttttttatagagttttaagttttaaccaaATGTTATCTAatcttgatgataactctttttTGTAACTTAATTTTAGTGATGTGTGCGTATTTgtttctcgaaaaaaaaaaaaaaaaatactcagtgTTATTGAGTTGTTtcacatcggtaaggtgtgatattgagaaaaAGTTTATCACTtactccgcgacactaactgctgCATGCAGTTTTAGTATTGACGTGTAAGTGTATtttcttatctcatcccccttcccctatatatgtgtgtgtgtttgtttctcataaaaaaaaaaaaaaatttagcgaTGTGACAAACTTAATTAGACATTTGCATAATTAATCAACTCTCGAGGAATTAGTTAATTGAATCGTGGTCAAATATATAACCCAACAGTTATTGATAATTTCCTTCTCTCTATTAATCAAACGGCCAATAAATATCATACCGTCCATATTGTTTAGTTTTACggctactatttttattttatttttgtttattttgagaatcaattTTACTGTTACTTAAAGGACCTGAAATAggattctaagactttgttaaCTGGAGACTAACGGATGCAGTGATTTGGCTGAGTTATGAAGTTTAGGTATTAAGTTTACGGGTGTCATGACAGCAATCTCAAAGTTCAAGATGTGTTAGGGCATCTTTTTCCTAAACTTTACAATGTAtaatctttttgttgttgttgttgttgaagaaATTGGGCTGAGATGTTATGGGCTTGGGATTCTGCCGGCCTCATTGTTGGAGAATAGTTTATCCGCCAAAATGAAACGGTAATACCGTTTACCGAAATATATCAATCTATcactgttttaaaaatatgtagaGATCTATCGCTTTTTGGGTACTTGAGTTTGGGGATGAACTTAAGctccataaaaaattttctgaaaaatttgAAGGCTGTTTTTTCAAAGAATTCAagttcatggaacttgagttcccaAAACTTGAGTATCTAAAAAGTGGCAGATCCTTACATATTTCCGAAACAGTAGTAGATTGATATATATTTCAGTAAACAATAGTATTTGACCATTTTGGCTTTACCCGCTGTGTTGGTTTGAGACCAATATCTTCAATATCTATATATCTGTAGCACTTCATATCTCAAGAAAATGATATTGCCAAAACAATAGTGAATTTAATTTtctaacaattattattattttttttttgctgagtaATTTTAATATCTATATCATGTGTGGGTTTAAACTCCCCTTAATATTAAGTGAGCTCTAATGtgagatttttaactttttaaataggaaataaaataaagacaagatACGAATTCATGATTACCTACTCAAATaccatataaattaaaaattatctcaattttttttttttggagaagagtctcaaaattttttaactGATAAGAAATTGAAGATTTCAATCATTTAACAATTAATTTAACACTCACTCATGTGAGGACctaaattttctatttgtaAATAATGCAAAACAAGTGAGATTTTTGACATTGAATGAGAGGTAGATATATAGAAGATCGGATTCAAACTCACAACTACCTACCCTAATATCATCATTATGAATTCTCCTAAAATTAAATAccgaattatttttttttttgctaaacaattAAATACCGAATTATAGGTTTTGATAAAGTAGATaacattataaatatattgtattcTGGTAAATGTAGAGGCGTTGCCAAATCAagtaaaaaatttctattttgattttctctctatctttaactaaatttgcataaacaaaaattatccaCAATTTCCTTGTCTCCATTGCTTTTCCCCCCAATAAGTGAGAGTTGAGTCCtaagttctaaaaaaaaaaaaaaaacttctttaaagGGCTGCGTGGACCTATGGTCAACTCTATTGACAGACAAAAATCTAAACACCCACCATATAGCACGGCaaaattagtattaaaaaatctattggtGTCAAGCTCAGGACAACTGGATGACCCATTTGacctttcattatttttttcaaaatatatcatttttttttctatcttttaaatttttttttttatgatagaGAAAACACTACAtcaacaatattaaaaaaaaaaaaaaaaagaggcagcAGAGctgcaaattaacaaaaagagaACAACCAAAGCTCAGCAACAGGAATAGAAAAAGggaattcatatatttttgtatcgaatttatttttatcatggaCTGATTGCTTATTCATTCGTTCAGGCTTCTAGAACTGTTTCCCCAACTCCAAAGTTACCAAATGCAGAGAAAGTGTGTTTGTGTTCACATATCATTATTCATATAACgtaaaggtaaaataaaaataaaataaaatagcacCCAttctattaataataaataacaagtATGATTGTTATCCAACTAAATTACAACCattcttttttcattaaaaaaaaaaaaatacaaccatTCTTTTAATAGCTTGTTTACAAAGTGATATGCATCTATTTAGCACACAGCTTTATTTTCAAAGCCACCACTCATCCATTTTTCTCTTACAAGCTATAATACCAACACGACCAAGCAACGCTGATGTGATATATATTTTCAAGGGCACTTGAGTTGGCCACCACGGGTGGTCATGGTAGCGTAGCAGGGGCATACATCACGGTTGCCGGAAGTGCCCGGAGGAACACAGCTGCAGCGAGCACAGCAAGTACCACATGCCCTCTTGCACAAGTTCGGCCTAGACGATAACTGACACCTTGCACTACATGCTGCTCCACAATCTGAAAagtataacatatatatataattcaaaaccTTAATTAGCCAACTATGATTATTCAATCAAACAGTATCATATATGTAACATACATATATAGTGATGGAAGAAGATAAAACTCacctatttttttattgggaGAACCTTTGTTTGCATCTTTGTTCACCTGCATAACTCAACAACATATTATCGTGTTAGAAATTAAGTGATAGCTAGGCTTCATgtttatttcaaaaaacaacATAGGAAACTAGAGGAAAGAAACTATATGAGGTCTTAGATGATTGATAAAAGTTTACCATTTGATCAGCTTCAACGAGATGGATAACGAGAATAGAAATGAGAATTGAAGCAATTAAAGCCTTTGAGATGGCCATGGCTGATGACTTGAAGCTAGAGCTACTTTCGTTTCAACgctagttgaaattgaaatattgtaAACTTGAAGATTTAGTGAGTTGAAGTGAGCTAAGGGTGCTTCTATTTATAGCAAGGGTATGTGATGAGCTAAGCagcaagaattaataaaaaaaaaaaaatgtaggtgCATGCAAGCTAGGACAGGACATTCTTAATTATAACATACATGTAGTTTAATTTGTACGCTGAAGAGAAATTAAAAAGCGAAGTGAGTAGTGAGGGAGTATCTGGTAACGAAAAGCAATTGGAATCATCTAGAGTAGgcacttttgttttgtattgcTGCCTGGATGGTGTTTTCAATTCCAAGTGGCTCAAGGTAGCTATAGCGCAGAGTTTTAACGTGCCCAAGAATAGATAGACTCTTTTACGCGGAATTGTTTTACAGCTGTAAAAATATCGGAATCTTGAAGATAAAACAATGCATGATTAGAAAGGCAGAGTGTCGGAGTAAATTTGACTCCATCCCATTAGGAAAAGCTATACTATTACGGACAAATTAAGTTTTTCTTTCTGGCCATTTAAAAAACAATGTGTAGAAAACAATATGGTATATGGGAATGTAACTTAGACTGCTCAACTAATTAATAAAGTCAACAAATCCagtacttttaaaaataatcaaaaaaaaaaaaaaaccaagaaaagtTCAGAGATAATTTAAAGCTGTGTGTTCAATTTTAACACTTCAAccttaaaaattaatagattttaaGAATTATCTTAACCTAGCTTAATTCttaaattcatattaattaCCACTGACAAATACACAATAGGGCGCGCACATACTCCATTTCTTTTCAGCGTACATAACCAAAACGGATATCACAAGTGCCCATGAAGTCAATATTCAGTATTAagaagttgattttttttaatagaagaaattaattattttttatatatatattataaataagtgTATCTATACCTTTTTCGAATATCTGACTATTGTTTCACATGCATACAGTCCATTCGTTTCACACATATTAGATTATTACAAAGAGGAATTTCTTGAGGGTGGCCTCAAGATGTTGGTAAGAAATTTTGAAACCACGATCTTATGAATATTATGAGATCTTATGAATATTATGAGATCTTAAGAACCACTTAGCCAATGCCTTAAGATTATTATTGATGAGACTGATGAAATCAACTACCGACGAGACTAAGACATCTGATAggactgacgaaatcaactacCGACGAGTTCGGTAGGACAGACGAGACCACTCTTTGAGACGAGCCTAAACAAGTATCCACGTCACTAACGAGGATATcaggatcattcaatgccacCAATAATACCACGGACGGTTACAGAACCATCTGGACAAACTgttgaaggcatattaaaaccccattactcaGCAAGAAGCGTTAACAAAAAAAGGCATGAACATCACAATATCAACCTCAATAGCTAGAATCCAGAGCAACATATATGAAGCCTTCACATTGCTAACAGGAAGTACGAACACAGTTACAAGATATCCCTAATCATTcttatagtctattattataaaatcccttgtactaactttggcatcggaggcgttgtggcaggcaccacaccggtgaccattccggagaatttcttcttccgtcgcgacacaagcagacctctggtcccgtctggacgacctcatTACAATTGACGAACCCGTGattcatcagttggcgccgtctgtggggaacgACATTTTCATACTCAGGTTCGAAAGCATAGTTTCTACCAACTTCGATATTCAGATGGAGACCAACCAGGATTCAGCAACCCTAGCTCAGCAAGTCTAAGCTCTTGTGGCCACTGTTGAAGAACTCACCAGGCAGAATTAAGAGATGAGGCAACGGCTTCAACAGGAGGAGAACCGGTCCAAAGCCGGCCAGGTGGGCAGCCATGGAAGAAGTGACCGACGAAGGCCCACTACTCCGGACGAACAGGGCTCTGACCTCCTTcaagagatgaggaaggagatggacgagctgagGAATGCCATTAAGGAGAAGATGGATCCGAGCCTGGATAGGATGGTTAGGGCAACAAACTTTCCTTTCACCGCGGCGGTCTTGGAACGCCCCGTACCGGCGAAATTTCGGTTGCCTCAGCTTGAGCCGTTTGATGGGCTTAAGGACCCCTAGGATCATCTTAACACCTTTAAGATAACATTAGGCCTCCAACAACCTCCTGAAGAAATATTGTGTCGTTCTTTCCCTACCACCCTTAAAGGAGCTGCAAGAGAGTGGTTCACAAAGCTACCAACTTCGTCAATTGACAGCTTCGAGCAGTTAAGTAATGCCTTTCTGCGTCACTTCGTCGGTGGGCAACGTCCTAAAAGACCAGCAGACCACCTACTCACCATTAGACAATGGGAGAAAGAAACATTGCGATCCTATGTGAAACGCTTCACCCGAGAAACCTTGGAGGTAGATGACGCTGACGACAAAGTGCAGTTGACGACCTTTAAAGCAGGGCTGAAGTCTAGAGAGTTTGTGGTTTCTCTTGCAAAGAATCCACCTAAGACGATGACAGAAATGCTCTTGAAGGCACAGAAGTATATGAATGCTGAAGATGCATTAGCAGCCATAACAGACGAAGAAAAGCCAAGAAAGGAGGGAATGAGAGAAGACAATCTTAGGGGACAAAAAAGGGAGCGTCCAGGTTATCGAAATAGTGACGGGGACAGGCAGAAGGacgacgaagccaaaagatcataaaaaatgactaggtaataagattccgccttgacggatgtacattactgacgaagccaaaagatcatcgaaaatggctaggtaataagattccgccttgacggatgaaCATTACtaacgaagccaaaagatcataaaaaatggctaggtaataagattccgccttgacggatgtacattactgacgaagccaaaagatcataaaaaaatggctaggtaataagattccgccttgacggatgtacattactgacaaaGCCTCAAAAGTGGCTAAGTAATAAGGACGGATGTACATTGTTGACGTAGCCaaaagattatttttaaaaaaaaaaaaacctttcatctTCTATGGTCGTCATGGCACGTCATGACGACCACAAAATtcgggggcatctgatgggactgacgaaatcaaTTACTGACGAGACTAAGACATCTGATGGGACTAACGAAATCAACTACCGACGAGTTCAGTAGGACAGACGAGACTGCTCTTTGAGACGAGCTTAAGCAAGTATCCACGCCACCGACGAGGATATTAGGATTATTCAATGCCACCAATAATACCACGGACGGTTACAGAACTAGCTATACAAACCgttgaaggcatattaaaaccccattactcaGCAAGAAGCGTTACCAAAAAAAGGCATTAACATCACAATATCAACCTCAACAGCTAGAATCCAGAGCAACATATATGAAGCCTTCCCATTGCCAATAGGAGGTAGGAACACAGTTACAAGATATCCCTAATCATTCTTAtagtttattattataaactcccttgtactaactttggcatcggaggcgttgtggcagacACCACATTGGTGACCATTCTGGAGAATTTCTTCTTCCGTCGTGACACAAGCAGACCTCTGGTCCCGTttggacgacctcactacaactgacgaaccCGTGATTCATCAATTATTATGTTAATAGAGAAGTACTTAGTGGTGTGGAAGACAAAATTTCCAACTCTAATGTTGGAAAAGGTAATtaatacacaaaaataaaagttttgatcttaaaacttttgatatgaatttttttttttttttgttgagaaagttcTAATATTCGATTTTAAAGAA
This genomic stretch from Castanea sativa cultivar Marrone di Chiusa Pesio chromosome 1, ASM4071231v1 harbors:
- the LOC142621769 gene encoding gibberellin-regulated protein 1-like, which codes for MAISKALIASILISILVIHLVEADQMVNKDANKGSPNKKIDCGAACSARCQLSSRPNLCKRACGTCCARCSCVPPGTSGNRDVCPCYATMTTRGGQLKCP